Within Microvirgula aerodenitrificans DSM 15089, the genomic segment ACCAGAAAGCGCTGGTCCCGGATTGCCAGTATTGGTAGCGGGAATAATCGGTCTGGGTGCGCGAGGAGTAAGGGGTGACGGTATACGACAGCGGCAGGGTGGAGCCGACACAGCGGGTGACGCCGGTTTGCACCACCACCTTGCCGTCAGCCCCGAGCTGGGGAACCAGCGGTTCGCCATCGGGGCCGACGAACACGTCGTCGTCGTTGTACTGCGGAACGCCGAGGCGGGTGCGGCGCTGGATGGTCGGCAGGGCGAGCCGCCAGCCGGTGCCGCAGGGGCCGTTGCCGGCGCCGGCGCTGTAGCCGAGGGTCAGGGCGGGGGCGGATTCGCGGGCGACGGGGAGAGACAGCGGGATGTCGAACGAGACCAGGCCGGCGGAGAGGGTGGGCCCGCTGCCGTCACCGGGGCCGGGAAGGGCGTCGTGGATGGTGGGCAGGGTCGGCGGGGCGACGGAAACAGGCTCGGTGGACATGGCGTGGCTCCACGGATTGACAGGCAGGTGCAGCGGCATGCCTGGCGGATTGAGCCTGACGCAG encodes:
- a CDS encoding SpvB/TcaC N-terminal domain-containing protein, whose translation is MSTEPVSVAPPTLPTIHDALPGPGDGSGPTLSAGLVSFDIPLSLPVARESAPALTLGYSAGAGNGPCGTGWRLALPTIQRRTRLGVPQYNDDDVFVGPDGEPLVPQLGADGKVVVQTGVTRCVGSTLPLSYTVTPYSSRTQTDYSRYQYWQSGTSAFW